One Luteolibacter flavescens genomic region harbors:
- a CDS encoding PQQ-dependent sugar dehydrogenase: MLRKPIFLIALLASAQGQNVTHRWTFNSTGAATNGTVIPDAISAAPATIVGTGAARNGTTITLPGTTNGNASAVNISAYVDLPNGIISSKTNLTVEVWATPVSTKTWQRLFDFGTMNTAGTGEISNTSGAPGGGTNSRDNLMLSISRDGGLNNQRLAARNDGGGELGVNNAINTTLGSRYHYVLTFQSGVGANAATGGRLTWYRDGGQMATLDTDFRLHQLSDLNNWLGRSQFTDDSNANISYDEVRLYDHVLTPSQISANALAGPNTNFPAPAVTADAVTMLHGTKARVNVLANDSGEIVRSTMTIDTPPTSGTATVSSDGSILYTHTTGTPAGDSFIYRISNSTGQSSTGTVTVSFSNSLKFANPAIQVPAAAPATAYALPNALGSLTFTQPVCLATPPGETQRLFVVEKTGIIRVVNDVSATAPTSSVFLNLKQLVDARGNEDFVNNTNLGDEHGLLGLAFHPNHAMNRQFYVFYSLLKSGTLYQRVSRFTTMDGNTNVADTSSEEILIDQLDQEPNHNGGDLHFGPDGYLYISVGDEGAANDTRLNSQLINKDLFSGILRIDVDRNMTTSIEPTAHAAIPTPAKFAIPKTNPYVLTAEGGDWNGQYNGSNVTGTVRKEFWATGLRNPWRMSFDPVTGTLWCGDVGQGAREEINIITRKSNYGWVYREGTITGPRTNNPTMPANFDSAYHVPPISEYPRSDGYSVTGGRVYRGTRIAPLTGKYVFADYGSGNIWAMDLTGANRQRIASEAGISAFGVDPSNGDLLLADLADGVVRRLTTTTNLTGYPATLSATGLFADLGDLSPSPGLVPYDVNLLFWSDHAIKRRWMVVPNGTSQFTWSKDGLWTLPAGTIWVKHFDMEMQRGVPASKKRIETRLLVKNAGGAYGVSYRWNEAGTEATLVEDGGVNFPLNVTENGNPAPQTWRIPSRAECMICHTPQAGHALSFNTRQLNLSSDMAGFSGNQLTTLRQQGYLSNDPGSPNLLPRHVRPDESTVSLEARVRSYLDVNCSYCHKAGGTAPASWDGRSELTLGLTNLVNGTASNNGGNSSNRLVVPGNTANSIVLHRMAMTSGFTRMPPLATNVIDSANVTLLTNWINGELANRQTYDEWRTSNFEPANNPLGEPTVDADGDGISNHDEFLAGTDPNNGSSAFRPLISTAPPKLGFTLPANRSYRIDTSTDLNQWMPWDIPQNQGLPVPGGLIEIPFPVADPRQFFRIELREN, encoded by the coding sequence ATGTTGCGGAAACCCATCTTCCTGATCGCACTCCTGGCCAGCGCCCAGGGTCAGAACGTCACCCACCGCTGGACCTTCAACAGCACCGGCGCCGCCACCAATGGCACCGTGATCCCCGATGCCATCTCCGCCGCCCCGGCCACGATTGTCGGCACGGGTGCCGCGCGGAACGGGACGACCATCACGCTGCCAGGCACCACGAATGGCAATGCCTCGGCTGTCAACATCTCGGCCTATGTGGACCTGCCAAATGGCATCATCTCCTCGAAGACGAACCTGACCGTGGAGGTCTGGGCCACGCCGGTTTCCACGAAGACGTGGCAGCGCTTGTTCGACTTCGGCACCATGAACACGGCAGGCACCGGAGAGATCAGCAACACCTCGGGCGCTCCCGGTGGCGGGACGAACTCCCGCGACAATCTGATGCTCTCGATTTCCCGCGACGGCGGTCTCAACAACCAGCGCCTCGCCGCACGGAATGACGGCGGGGGCGAATTGGGAGTGAACAACGCGATCAACACCACACTCGGCAGCCGCTATCACTACGTGCTCACCTTCCAGTCCGGTGTCGGTGCGAATGCCGCCACCGGCGGTCGCCTGACCTGGTATCGAGATGGCGGGCAGATGGCGACGCTCGACACGGATTTCCGTCTCCATCAACTGAGCGACCTCAACAACTGGCTCGGTCGCTCGCAGTTCACGGACGACTCGAACGCGAACATCAGCTACGACGAGGTGCGTCTCTACGACCACGTCCTCACCCCCTCGCAGATCTCCGCGAACGCACTCGCGGGCCCGAACACGAACTTCCCCGCGCCTGCCGTGACCGCCGACGCCGTGACCATGCTGCACGGCACGAAAGCGCGCGTGAACGTGCTCGCAAATGACTCCGGCGAGATCGTGCGGTCCACCATGACCATCGACACGCCACCCACGTCCGGGACGGCAACAGTATCAAGCGACGGCAGCATCCTCTACACGCACACGACGGGCACGCCCGCGGGCGACAGCTTCATCTACCGCATCTCCAATAGCACCGGGCAATCGTCCACCGGCACGGTCACCGTCAGCTTCTCCAACTCGCTCAAGTTCGCAAATCCCGCCATCCAGGTCCCGGCTGCGGCACCCGCCACCGCCTACGCGCTGCCGAATGCGCTGGGAAGCCTCACCTTCACCCAACCGGTCTGCCTCGCCACGCCACCGGGAGAAACGCAGCGACTCTTCGTGGTCGAAAAGACCGGCATCATCCGCGTGGTGAATGACGTCAGCGCCACCGCCCCGACTTCCAGCGTCTTCCTCAACCTGAAGCAACTGGTGGACGCCCGGGGCAACGAGGATTTCGTGAACAACACGAACCTCGGTGACGAGCACGGCTTGCTCGGCCTGGCCTTCCATCCGAACCACGCGATGAACCGCCAGTTCTACGTATTCTATTCGCTGCTCAAGAGCGGCACACTCTATCAGCGCGTCAGCCGGTTCACGACCATGGACGGGAACACCAATGTCGCGGACACCTCGAGCGAGGAGATCTTGATCGACCAGCTCGACCAGGAGCCAAATCACAATGGCGGCGACCTGCACTTCGGTCCCGATGGCTACCTGTACATCTCTGTCGGCGATGAGGGCGCGGCGAACGACACGCGCCTCAACAGCCAACTCATCAACAAGGACCTCTTCTCCGGCATCCTTCGCATCGACGTGGACCGGAACATGACCACGAGCATCGAGCCGACCGCCCATGCGGCGATCCCGACTCCCGCAAAATTCGCGATCCCGAAAACGAATCCCTACGTGCTCACCGCGGAAGGCGGCGACTGGAACGGGCAATACAACGGCAGCAACGTCACCGGCACGGTGCGAAAGGAATTCTGGGCAACCGGCCTGCGCAATCCATGGCGCATGTCATTCGACCCGGTCACCGGCACGCTCTGGTGCGGCGATGTCGGCCAAGGCGCGCGTGAGGAAATCAACATCATCACCCGCAAGAGCAACTACGGCTGGGTCTACCGCGAGGGCACGATCACGGGACCACGGACGAATAACCCGACGATGCCCGCGAACTTCGACAGCGCCTACCACGTCCCGCCCATCAGCGAGTATCCGCGCTCGGATGGCTACTCGGTCACGGGCGGCCGGGTCTATCGCGGCACCCGCATCGCGCCGCTCACCGGGAAGTATGTCTTCGCCGACTACGGCAGCGGGAATATCTGGGCGATGGACCTGACCGGCGCGAACCGCCAGCGGATCGCGAGTGAGGCAGGCATCTCGGCATTCGGCGTGGATCCTTCGAATGGCGACCTGCTGCTCGCGGACCTCGCGGATGGCGTGGTCCGCCGCCTCACCACCACGACGAATCTCACCGGCTATCCGGCGACGCTTTCCGCCACCGGACTCTTCGCCGATCTCGGCGATCTCTCGCCCTCGCCCGGGCTGGTGCCTTACGACGTGAATCTCCTCTTCTGGAGCGATCACGCCATCAAGCGCCGCTGGATGGTGGTGCCGAATGGAACCTCCCAATTCACATGGTCGAAGGACGGACTCTGGACGCTGCCCGCGGGCACCATCTGGGTGAAACACTTCGACATGGAGATGCAGCGCGGGGTGCCTGCGAGCAAGAAGCGGATCGAGACACGCCTGCTGGTGAAAAACGCGGGCGGTGCCTATGGCGTGAGCTACCGCTGGAACGAGGCAGGCACGGAGGCGACGCTGGTCGAGGATGGCGGCGTGAATTTCCCGCTGAACGTCACCGAGAATGGCAATCCCGCCCCGCAGACCTGGCGCATCCCGAGCCGGGCCGAGTGCATGATCTGCCACACTCCGCAGGCGGGCCACGCGCTTTCTTTCAATACCCGCCAGCTCAACCTCAGCAGCGACATGGCGGGCTTCTCCGGAAACCAGCTCACGACTCTCCGCCAGCAGGGCTATCTCAGCAACGATCCCGGCTCGCCGAACCTGCTGCCGCGGCATGTGCGACCGGATGAATCCACGGTCTCGCTGGAGGCGCGCGTGCGATCCTACCTCGATGTGAATTGCTCGTACTGCCACAAGGCAGGCGGCACCGCTCCCGCATCATGGGACGGCCGCTCGGAGCTCACGCTGGGCCTGACGAATCTGGTGAACGGCACCGCGAGCAACAACGGCGGCAACTCCTCCAACAGGCTCGTCGTGCCCGGCAATACCGCGAACTCCATCGTCCTCCACCGCATGGCGATGACCAGCGGCTTCACCCGCATGCCACCGCTCGCCACGAACGTGATCGACTCCGCGAACGTCACGCTTCTGACGAACTGGATCAATGGCGAACTGGCGAACCGCCAGACCTACGATGAATGGCGTACTTCGAATTTCGAGCCCGCCAACAATCCTCTCGGCGAGCCCACGGTGGACGCCGACGGCGACGGCATCAGCAACCACGACGAATTTCTCGCGGGCACCGATCCGAACAATGGCAGCAGCGCCTTCCGCCCGCTGATCTCCACCGCTCCTCCGAAGCTCGGCTTCACCCTGCCGGCGAACCGTTCCTACCGCATCGACACGTCCACCGACCTGAACCAGTGGATGCCATGGGACATCCCGCAGAACCAAGGCCTACCTGTCCCCGGCGGCCTCATCGAGATCCCCTTCCCCGTGGCGGATCCGAGGCAGTTCTTCCGCATCGAGCTGCGCGAGAACTGA